The sequence TCTTATTTGCCTTTGAGAATTAATACTGCTGGTGTTTTGCCAATTATATTTGCAGTATCAATTTTGATGTTACCCAACACAATTTTTGGATTCTTAAGAGGTGTCCCATCTGTACAAAACCTTGCTATATATCTTTCTACTCTTTTTTCTCCCGAATCAGTTTTGTATAATATTATTGAATTTTTCCTGATTATATTTTTTGCTTTTTTCTATACTGCAATTATTTACAATCCAGTTGAACTAGCAAATAATTTAAAGAAATATGGCGGTTTTATTCCAGGAATTAGACCAGGAAAGCCGACTTCTGAATACTTTGATAGAGTTTTGACAAGAATTACAACGTTGGGAGGCTTGTTCTTGGGGTTTATTGCTTTAATTCCTACTTTAGCAGAACTTTTGACAAAGGTTACAACATTTAGAGGTTTGGGAGCGACTGCTCTTCTTATTGTGGTAGGTGTGGCGCTTGACACAATAAGACAAATCCAGGCGCAGTTGATGGCAAAACAATATGAACATCTTATTAAATAAAAATAAAAAGATTATAATTAAATCAAATGAAGAGATAATGGCCTTGAGGAAGGCAGGTCGTGTAGTAGGAAAGCTTTTGTACGAAATAGCTGATATAATAAAGCCCGGCATTTCAACATATGAACTAGAGAAATTTGCAGAAATGTTTTTCGAAAAAGAAAAGGCAATCCCCGCTTTTAAAAATTATAAGCCCAGTTTTTCTGCGAAGCCTTTTCCTGCTATACTTTGCACTTCAATTAACGATGAAGTCGTACACGGTATCCCTTCCAAAAAAAGAATACTCAAAGAAGGAGATATCTTAAAAATTGATGTGGGTTCTATAGTGAATGGTTGGTGCGGAGATAGTGCCAGAACTTATCCTGTAGGAAATATTTCTTCTGATGCCAGGCTTCTTTTGGAAGTGACAGAGAAATCTTTATATGCAGGAATTGACCAGGCTGTTGTTGGAGGTCATGTTTCTGATATTGGCGCTGCTGTTCAAAGATTTGTTGAAGCTTTTGGATTCTCTCCTGTTAGAGAGCTTTCAGGTCATGGGATTGGTAGGAGCGTTCACGAAGAGCCCTGTATTCCAAACTTTGGCGACTATGGTCAAGGTCCAAAGTTGTTAGAGGGTATGACTATTTGTATTGAGCCAATGATTAATGCAGGGAGTTATGAGGTGGATTTAGCAAAGGACGGTTGGACAGTAACTACTAAAGATAAATCCCTTTCAGCTCATTTTGAGCATATGGTTGCTATAACAAAAGATGGACCTGTAATCCTCTCTGCATGGGGAGGTGATGAAACTGGCTAAAGAAGAGGCTATTGAAGTCGAAGGAGTGATACTGGAAGCGTTGCCAAACGCAATGTTTAGAGTGGAACTTGAGACTGGCCATGTAATTTTGGCTTATGTTTCTGGTAAAATGAGGATGAACTTTATCAAAATAGTACCTGGCGATCGCGTTAAAGTAGAATTATCTCCTTACGATCTTACGAGAGGTCGTATTATTTATAGAATGAAATAGAAATTTGCTATTAGGAGGACAATATATGAAGGTTCGTGCGTCAGTAAAAAGAATATGTGAAAAATGTAAGATTATCAAGCGAAAAGGGATAGTAAGGGTAATTTGTGAAAACCCTCGCCATAAACAGCGACAAGGATAAGGAGGTTAGTTAATGGCTAGAATTGCTGGAGTAGACCTGGCTGAGAACAAGAAAGTCTGGGTTGCACTGACCTATATTTATGGTATAGGAAAGCCCCTTGCTTTTAA comes from Thermodesulfobium acidiphilum and encodes:
- the infA gene encoding translation initiation factor IF-1 — its product is MAKEEAIEVEGVILEALPNAMFRVELETGHVILAYVSGKMRMNFIKIVPGDRVKVELSPYDLTRGRIIYRMK
- the rpmJ gene encoding 50S ribosomal protein L36, producing MKVRASVKRICEKCKIIKRKGIVRVICENPRHKQRQG
- the map gene encoding type I methionyl aminopeptidase; its protein translation is MNILLNKNKKIIIKSNEEIMALRKAGRVVGKLLYEIADIIKPGISTYELEKFAEMFFEKEKAIPAFKNYKPSFSAKPFPAILCTSINDEVVHGIPSKKRILKEGDILKIDVGSIVNGWCGDSARTYPVGNISSDARLLLEVTEKSLYAGIDQAVVGGHVSDIGAAVQRFVEAFGFSPVRELSGHGIGRSVHEEPCIPNFGDYGQGPKLLEGMTICIEPMINAGSYEVDLAKDGWTVTTKDKSLSAHFEHMVAITKDGPVILSAWGGDETG